Part of the Labrus bergylta chromosome 19, fLabBer1.1, whole genome shotgun sequence genome, ATTGTGTcgagccaattagagacagagttgggcgggtcatcccttcaccatcctagaAAAAAAATTGCTGCATACTTAATACTATTGTTAATCAGAGGGGGATTGGAAGTGGGTATACTCCATTTACCTGCGTTTACCTGCTGTGTATACCTGAGTTTACCTGCTGTGTATACCTGAGTTTACCTGCtgtgtatacctgtgtataCCTGAGTTTACCTGCtgtgtatacctgtgtataCCTGAGTTTACCTGCTGTGTATACCTGAGTTTACCTGCtgtgtatacctgtgtataCTTGTGTTTACCTGTGTATACCTGTATACCTGAGTTTACCTGCTGCATTTACCTGAGTTTACCTGTGTATACTTGTGTATACTTGTGTATACTTGTGTATacctgtgtttacctgtgtttACCTGTATACCTGAGTTTACCTGCTGTGTATacctgtgtttacctgtgtatACTTGTATACCTGAGCTTACCTGCTGCATTTACCTGAGTTTACCTGTGTATACTTGTGTATACTtgtgtatacctgtgtataCCTGTATACCTGAGTTTACCTGCGtttaccctgcactacaccccTGGGTTTATTGAttttgctctctgtgttcaaacatttatttttaaattaattaacaaactgactgatgatgtcactgtttcAGAGGTCATGTTCCCACATAATGAACCCGTTCCACAAACGCCTCAAATTCAGCCCAACTAAACCCTGCCCTGCAGCCGGGCCGCAGCACTCCAGTCCCCACGCCTTCGCCCATGATGCTATGTTACAACCTTCTCCAGCTCCTACAGGGGACGGAGCCAGGAATGAGGACGAGGGGGAGGAGTACCTGCTGGTGGAGGAAGACACCACAGACTCTAGCCTCATCATCACCatgggtaacacacacacacacacacacacacacacacacacacacacacacacacacacacacacacacacacacacacacacacacacacacacacacacacacacacacactcttacagaCTActgagcaaaacaaaacaaataacctGTCTCTcaatctatctctctctctccacctgtctgtctttctccacctatctgtctgtctctctccgtctgtctgtctctctccgcctgtctccttctctccacatatctgtctccacctgtctgtctctctccgcctgtctgtctctctccacctgtctgtcgtTCTCtcaatctgtctgtctttatccacctgtctctccacctgtctgtctctctccacctgtctccctccacctgtctgtctctctccacctgtccgTCTCCACCTGTATCTCAGAGGACAGTCAGGTAGAGGTTAGGTCGGGCAGGAGGAggtcaggaaggaggaggaagaggaaactgATAGAGGATGAAGATCCCGaagtgggcggggcttcagagagtgaggaggaggcggagtcaAGTGTTGATCTTGAGATTGGCAGACAGCTGGACCAATCACTGGAGACTAAATCCAAACAGCACAACCTGACCACGGTGAACGTCAGAAACATAATCCACGTGAGTACACACCTGCTGCTCCCTGACAGGTGGGCAGTATCCTGTACAAcactatctgtgctgtatactcTTAGTATCTACTATTCTGCTATTTGTttctacttcgtctgattcattcagtgaggaagtggcgtcatttgCGTTACCCGAACCAGCCGCatccacctgttttttttttgtttaactttattcaagaagagtaatatATACagtcatgtaaacaaaaaacaatatcacaatgtaaatcaagtaaaatattaaataacatacagttataacataaaggaaagtacaaatgaaagacagtaatatacagttAAGTAAAAttaaccaataaagacacagacataaataatcattatttaaatagagggggaaaggttttataataattcagacatttgttgcattttctgttgttaattaaagtAGTGAtgtcagtcgggactttaactctagattcaAAATTGATCCAATGAATCCATGCTCTTTTACACGTGAAGTTAGTATCCAtgttgaaatgttcagtctactgaggcAGACCCAAAAAAAGCCTCCTGAATGACCACAAGGGTTGagtctactgaaaagtacgcactgcatactgaactgtggctgtTCGTAAGGGCCTCTGTGTTTGGAGTACATCAGGCAGCCATTTtggctctgtgtgtttattgtccTGCTCATGTGCCTGATATTTGACTTTTGCCTGCAGGAAGTGATAACTAACGAACACGTAGTGGCCATGATGAAAGCTGCCATCAACGAGACTGAATCCATCCCTCCGTTTGTGAGTGTCGTCCATTCAGAAGAGTTTAACTACATGTTAATGTTTATCAAGCTGCTGATCTTTATTTGATTGGTTTTCTTATTCAGGAGCCAAAAATGACCCGATCCAAGTTTAAAGAAGTGGTGGAGAGAGGAGTGGTGAGACaccttgtctgtctgtctgtctgtctgtctgtctgtctgtctgtctgtctgtctcacctgtctcacctgtctcacctgtctctctctctgtcaggtgatTCCAGCCTGGAACATTTCACCAATCAAGAAGAGCAGTGATGTCAAGAAggtaaaggtcaaaggtcacagttATTTAAAACAATACTGAATTCACTTTgtaccaagcagcaacctccggtgttgaaacatgatgccgatgctgaagtgtaaaatcctgctgtacctcgagtgtccactagaggctggcttcagaagcacaggaagtcacatacacacacattctaaaaagcttgtttttacagcagagattaacatgtttacagcctggttaaaaaaaaccaaataggtttgattagctcatgtctcgattggcacacactgtacggggggtgaatgttttgatgactcatcagttttgatttgatgaaggataagagttattcacaataaggcgtgtagctgacctgattgacaggcgggcgcggtgtaacggtttgtcaagaggcttaaaacccgcctcagctccagctctcagcctgtcgttaggttgactgaaagttaggctgagacagtatttccagcatggagactggAAACAGACCTcttcatgaattaaatgtaGATCACTGATTTCtcttgatgatgtcatttgtttgttatgatgatgtcatccccTGTCTGAGGTTGTCTGCTCCCAGTGAAAGGCACTGAATGCCTCGTGTTGTTTTCAGGCTCCTCAGTTCGTGGACATCCCTCTGGCTGACGAGGACTCCTCTGATGAAGAGTACCGACCTGATGAGGACGAAGAGGACGATACCACCGAAGACGTGAGGCTgacctctgattggctacagcACTCTTTCATACTGATGACTCATCactgacttgtgtgtgtgtgtgtatgtagacGTTCCAGGAGAGCGACATGGAGAGCACGGCGTCCTCCCCCAGAGGGAGTCGTCTGAGTAGGGGGGAGGAGGACAGCTGCAGCCCCTGGCAGGTATATCTATCTGCATGGCAACAGTATAGCAGAGGTGGATGATGTCATGTGACACACACCTGATGATGCACTGACCCAGATGTTATTGActttaagccccgcctcctggGCGTCTGTGtgttcaacttctttttttaatctcgtTTGTCTCTCCTCAGACCTTTCGTAGCCGCTCAAGGCGTCTGAGGGCGGTGTCTGTCTCTATGGGGCCGCCACCTCCACCTAAAGCCCCACCCCCTAAAGCAGCGACTGACAGCAGCTTCCTGGAGAAGCTCCATGCAGTGGAAGAGGAGCTGGCTGTGTGCATGGAGCCCTACCAGGTAACTGTCACCTGGGTGACTCACAGTCAGGGTCTGAGGGATCTATTGGTAACCACAGACAGGTGATCAGGGAGATTGATTCTTGAtctttgttttgattggtcAGCCTTTGTCTGAGTCCGAGGAGGAGGTGGGGCTGATGGCGTACAGGACTCGCTCTAAACGTCCTCTACGGGACATCCCACTGGGTCAGCTGGAGGCGGAGCTACGAGCTCCTGACATAACACCTGACATGTATGACTCAAGCTCCACCCATGAGGATAGGGAGTGGACCGATTGGCTGAGAGGACTGATGATCTCAGACATAGACAatgaaggtttgtgtgtgtgtgctgcgtgtgtgtgtgtgcgtgcgtgcgtgggtCACATGTtataattctctctctctctctctttttctaagacgagtgtgatgatgaagatgatccTGAGTATAACTTCCTGGCTGACATCGATGAACCTGACCAGGAGGATTACCGTGACGATAAGGCTGTCCGCATCACcagtgagtacacacacacacacacacacacacacacacacacacacacacacacactcacagtcacaggGCCTCctttttaaagggacagtaacAGTAACACCCTGGTCAGGACTGGCTCCAGGGGGGTGCCCCGGTTTCCCTCATCCAGGCGAGATGACTCGTTTGAGTTTCTGGGTTTTGTTTGACCactttcaaaaacaacaaacacgtTTTAATcctcactgtttgtgtttgtttcagagaaGGAGGTGAACGAGCTGATGGAGGAGTTGTTCGAAACTGTGAGTGTTCAGTctgcacacatatacacacacacacacacacacacacacacacacacacacacacacacacacacacacacacacacacacacacacacaggtaaacttAACTTAGCATAAAGGCTGGGATCAAAGGAaaactgactgtgtgtgtgtactgtccAGCTTAAAGAAGACCTCACAGGACAGGAAGttgacgaggaagaggaggagccaCTGGATGATACACACACTGTTCAGACACATGCAAATGAGGATCAGCATAACACGTGtgtatcacacacactcactcatgcacacacacacacacacacacacacacactttgtgtgTTCTCTTACTCTATTTCCTTTTAGCAGAGGGGGCGGCGACGACCACGAGGACAGCCTAATAACAAAGCCACGTAcagtgaagcagcagctggagcaGATCAGGAAGAGACGTCAGCTCGctcttcccacacacacaccctgtgacacacacacaccctgtgacgcacacacaccctgtaacgcacacacaccctgtaacacacacacgccctgTGCAGAGCCGTACACACTGAAGCTGGACACTCGTCAAAGGAgcagactgcagcagcagctccagcaggtAACTCTTCTACAGATATGACTACACATTAATGTACAGTCAGTGTGCCTGTAGCAGCTGCTTTGATGATATCTGATGAGGGCTATTTTATgtgcagtagctcagtctgtagggacttgggctGGGAACTGGACGTTCAtcggttcaagtccctgtgTGGGCTAAAACATAGCAGTTGATCTGGTCTCCAACaatattttgttgtacttgtacaatgacaataaacattTCTTAGccggagaggtgccaggtcattTCCTGAGTACtccagaggtgcccttgagtaagggcacggtcacactggcaatccgtaccgtgcccaagcatgcTTCAACCCTGAAGTCCAGTTAGTTTGGCCAGTGTGAGCGCTCCGTGcagtgtgcttcggcacggtaaaCTTCATGCACAAGCCAAGCACGTGGGtacacaacactgacagccttcattatggagaaatccagagtttcatggctgtatctgactaaaatgactcaatataagccacaaagtagctgtcatgttctctgtgttgtgttgttggtctcttttattttttaatttatttatggctgtgtctgattaaaatgacttaaaataagccgtaaagtagctgtcatgctctctgtgttgttcgatgtgcagacgcggactcgactgcgtgtcccttttttttttttctggagtcCGCCTgagtttgtaaactgagcacgcttcataataacataaagcatgcatgtcCTGTATTAAGGCATTATGTACAAAAGGCAATCGTGCACTGCTTAGGCATGGTTAGTCCTCCTGTgcagtgtgaccgcgggccgtgccggccagcgtgggaatggcaCAGCGGGGGGCCCTAAGGCACTGAACCCTCAATAGCTCTGCCGTGCCCCCTGAGTATTCCCCCAACTCTGACATGGCTCCTCTAATTCATGTCCACAGAtccagtttgtgcatgtgtgtatttcagtgtgtgtgagaaagtcACACACCAGAAGTGTCAACCAGAAGTTCCCTGCAGGATTGATAacttatgaaaaaaaaacatgtctgttttgGTGTGAACACTTGGATTGTGGATGTAATATAATAattcattttgtctgttagCATGTCCAGCTGCTCACTCAGATACACCTGCTGAGCTCACCTGTGGCTGAACTGCACAGCGAGGCTGAGACCACCAGACAGTTCCTGGtaactcatacacacacacacgcacgcatgcacacacacagacgcacgcacgcatgcacagacacagacacacacacacacacacactgaatacattaaaacactttatttaaagttatccgttcaaacatgttttatgtcagTTTAAACACCTTTATGTTCATGTTGTTGATGGCGCAAACAAAGATGGCTGACAGCGTGTCACTCCCTTCTCTCTGTCAGTTTGAGTTGAACTTGCTCGCTCAGAGGGCGGAGCTTCTCGCGTCTTCCTCTCGTCCTGGTTTCTGCAGCGCCTTCAGAGCCTCCAACCTACAGGGGGCGCTGCAGCTTCTGGAGGAGCTGAAACAGATGCCCATCAGCTACCAGCTGCAGCCCCGCCCACCTGACGCCCGCGGATACAGTgagtacaaaacaacaaacatgagaCAAACAACACTGAAGGCACGTGTGCCGCACATGGACCAGGGGTCTGGACTATGAAGAGATTCCAACCCAGGGTATCTTTGGGTGATCTGGCTTCACTAACCCTAACATCAGAGACCGTGATTAACAGTCACATGAAACCGCTTATCAACATAAGTTACCCTCGAGTTTCAGAGAGCGCGTTCACAGAAAAGGGGCGGAGCTAGCTTCATATAACCTAACACTATCATAAGTGCGTCTCCCGTCAGCAGATCGTCATATCTAacaaactctgaacaaactatattaataatataaagaggtttaaaacaaacccagagactaaagttacacagctgcaggaacaaatgCAGGAAGGACAActggcagaaaaaagaaacatcagagagtattAATGTCCAAACTACAGATTATTATATTTCTGTCCCATCGTTAGTTCACCTTAGAACTGAAGATAATAActcctgttttttctctgaACTGGATGTGTGTCTCTGACTCTTTCATGTGGAGAGTATAACAGTTTGAGAAGTTATAGTTCAGCTCTGATgataacaaacagagcagcatggGGACACTAAACATTCATATGAAGATATAATTCAAAGACATAAGAAGATATTCATCCTTTaacatcttaaaaacacaactcaaaggTTCCGCtttttttagtctctgttgAAGGATGAAGGATGATATCAGTTCAAAATAATCATTCACTACGGACTATAATGTTATTATACGGGACACATGAAgggtctctctccctcctcccccctctccatcAGCTCCCTCCACCATCAAGAGATCTGTTTGGTCAGTGGGCGGAGACTTCCACAGGTTGATCTCTTATCTCCAAATAACCTGGAGCAGGTTAGGTGTGCAGCAGAGGTTACCATGGCGATATACCCAGGTAACAAGTGAACCACCTTCGTAGAACTGAAAACCCAGAGTTAACCCTGAAGTGACCTCTAACCCCAAATCCTGCTTCATAGTACAGACCCTTGGTGTGTAAGGTGCTGTGTGCACATCCATTGTTAACAAGTAAACGAAGAAGAGAATTTAAGagattgcgtgtgtgtgtttgtgtgtgtgtgtgtgtacagtgcgTAGTTTCCCCGTCATGCCGGCTGAGCTGGCCTGGCTTTTCGCTACTCGCCCGGTGTTCCTCTACCCTGAGCTGCTGCCCTGTGCCAGCCTAGACCCTGCTCTCTACTGCCCCCGCAGGACATCTGCCTTTACTGCAGCCGAGGACTGGTACTTACAACACACACGAATAAATATACACACGAAGATACACACATATGCCTACATGTACACCCAaaacactgatgtgtgtgtgtgtgttctcagccTGTTGGTCCTGGGTCTCAGGAACATGGAGGGGTCATGTGATCCCACCAAGTTGGTGTCTCAGTTCCTGCTGAGGAAGAGTCTGGTCCAGGTCCGACGAAGGATCCTGCAGTGCTGCAGACCTGGTCACCCTGACAACATCGTCAAGGTAACGATGGCCTCATGCCTGTAAACTGTCTGTCTCACCTCCACACTCTGAGCTGTCTGTCTCACCTTCACACTCtgagctgtctgtctgtctgggtCTCAGGCCTTCAGGTATCAGAGGGTGGTGTGGCCCATGCTGGTGGCATGTCGGGGTGTAGTTGGAACAGAGCTGCGCCCCcctgtggagagagaggagagtgtgcTGCCTTTGTGGCTGCAGGTGAGACGAACCCCCTTTAGACTGTCACTGTGCTgatcaaagtcaactttatttttcaatttcaaaatatgccagacatacagtggaatcgaaattgtgTTGATGATAATAACTCCTTTAGTcattaataatgataataacaacATTAATGTTATTCCACAGAGGAGTCTTCCTGTCATCTACCCAACCATCAAGATATATAACAGCCCCACCGGCTCCACCCCTGAGGCCCCGCCCCCCTGCAGGTCAACTGCTGCCCGTCACAGTCACCTGACCTTCCTTCGCTCCTCCTCTCACTCTAATAACTTCCCCCCCGGGACCAAGTATCCCACCCGACTCCCAAAAAACCTGGACTTCAGACGTGTGGGCTTCCTGCAGGTGAATCAGACCCTCCCCCATCCTCCTTCTGACTCCTCACAACTCCCCCTAAATCCTCCCAAAGCTCTCCTCCAGCGCCCCCTCCCGTCTCACTGTGACCCTCATGCTGAGATCATCAACACCACAGCTGTCTCAATGCCGACCAGAGAGCGAATCAGTTGCCACAATCAGACCCTAACCAGTCtgaggagaagggggaggagctcTAAAGATGCTGTTATCCCGCCTTCTTCAGAATGCCCTGCCCCCTCCATGGAGGAGATACGGGAacgtgatgatgtcatcaggacAAACGAGGAGGAattggaggaggagagtgaggtCGTCCTGGCTTTGTCTGAATCATCACCCAGCTCAGCAGGAAGTGTCACCCCCGACAACGTACGTGATGGCCCAGTGGAGGCAGATTTAGAGTatgaacaggaagtcacatcaACGCCGTCCAGAGCAGCAGAAGAAGTTGAGACAGAGCAGCTGGTAAGCTTTCTCTCTCAGATCTGATGATGCGTGTACTGATCATTCTTGATGTTTGTCTTTACTTCCTGCTGCCTCACAGGTGTGTGACGCAGTGCAGGTGTGTCCAGGTGTCTCTgaacagctgctgcaggtgtTGGATCAGTTCTCTTCAGAGGGGCCCCTGGGGGCCTCTGGGGCTCCTGAACTCCTGTTTGACTCTCTGAGCCGCCTGCTGCGGCCCTGGCCTCAGCTGCTCCAAGAGCTCGCTGCCTTCCTGAGCCAGGGACAGGCCGACTGCTGTAACCTGGTGTGTGACATTGCATCGACTCATCACTCTTACATTATGACATTATGTtgacatgatgatgtcatcactctgacctcactcttcttctcttctggTGTTTCCTGTTAGCAAACCGAGCTGAAGCTGTTTGAACGCAGTCGTTGGTTTCTGCAGAGACTTGGGCGGAGCCTGGGAGAAGACTCCTCCCTCTACCAGCAGGTGGTGTCAGTGCTGCAAGGCAGCCCCGCCCCCATGCCTGAGGACGTTGACAAGGTAGATTATGTAAGCCTTTGATTAGTCATGATGATTGTTCAGTTCTCAGTCTTCAGCAGACAAATGAGATAATGTGATATCATATCAACGTAAATAAACATCAGCCTACATCAtcaaacaccacagaagaaTAATGTTCTCTACTTCCTCTCTCAGATCTCCTCTTTCCTCAAACGCCACCCCAACCTGCACAAGGAATTCTGGGAGTTTTTCCAGCAACTTCGCACTCAGTCGTCACCCATAGCAACCAGCTCTGACACCACAGTGACTGACTGCATTTCTCACAATCCTCAGAAcataaacaggaaaaaagacGAGGATGAAACACCGGATGACAGCGAGACAGGAAGTGAcgaagaggaaggggaggagtcagaggGAACCGTTTGCAACAAAATCCTCTCCATGACGAgtggagagaaagaagtggtCTGGACCCGGTCAGAACCAAAACACTAAACTTCTACTCATTTGTTCATCCTGTTGATATTAATAAAGTTCTGTTTGAACCAGCTAACAgactgtgacctctgacctctgtgtgtttcagggagGCGGACCGAGCCATCCTGACCGCTTGTAAGCAGAAGGGAGCCAATCAGAAAACGTTCAGACAGGTCTCCGCCCACCTGGGAAACAAGACCGCCCAGCAGGTATGAGGGGGAGGAGCCTAAGTCATTATTTTCTTGGTGAtttattaaagattaaagaaatGACTCATCTGTTTCCTCAAGGTGACAGGGCGATTCAGACACCTGATGAATCTCTTTCATGTCCAAAAATCCACCTGCTGTTCCTCAGAGGGCCAGCCAATCAGCACACAAGAGGGAGCCCTGGACTGAAGGTGTGGCCAATCACAGACAAGCCTGCAACTTCCTCAGAGGACATCCTGCAGGGGGCCCTCAGAGgacgtcctgcaggggggccTCGGGGGACGTCAGAGGacgtcctgcagggggcccTCAGGGGACGTCAGAGGACATCCAGCAGGGGGAATATTCTGTAACATTCCTTAGAGCTCTCAGGTGGACATGAGGTTCTTTGAGGTTTCAATGATTCTCAAACATTCTGATGATGTTCTTTGTTGACTCGAGAACATTCCACCTGGGATGATACAGAGTTCTTCATGTTTGTTCTGCTGATGTTCTATTCCTGTCGTAGTGAAGGAACGTTTTGAAAAAGGAGGGAGGTGATGTTCTGGACAGTACTGGTAAAGAATGAATGATGTTCTGCTGAACCACTGAacttcattctgtttgttctAAAGACTGAAGAACTCATGTTATCCTGACAGGAACACACCTCAGTCCTCTATATTTATatctattatttatttgtacCTCCTCTGGCCTCAGTTAGACTCCGCCCACTGACTCAGGGGGGTGGGGTCACCATAATGTCATGAAGGACAGAAGAAAAGCAACAAATGAAGCTGTACTTTGGTTTTCTCTTTCATGTTTCTTTCTATTCCAGTTATCCATCCTATCACAGAACCAGGAGGAACATTAACTTGATACTCTTTGTGCAGCTCTCAGACAGTGAAGGTCCAGTCTGCTGATCAGTCTGTGGTTCTCTGTGGCCttatgtgtgttggtgtgaaaGTTGTGAAGAACATGCAGATGTTCTGTTTGATAGTGAAGAACGTGCCGACACTGTGTGATAGTGAAGAACATGCAGACGTTCTGTGTGATCGTGAAGAACGTGCAGACGCTCTGTGTGATAGTGAAGAACGTGCAGACGCTCTGTGTGATAGTGAAGAACGTGCAGACGCTCTGTGTGATAGTGAAGAACGTGCCGACACTGTGTGATAGTGAAGAACATGCAGATGCTTTGTGAAGGTCTCTTAGAATGTTTGTTCATATCGACGATGGCTAAAGGTCAAGTgcttcaataaaacatttattatatttctaAAACTGGAaggatgatttgtttttgtaagagTACCTAAAATAATCACAAAAGAGATTAAGGTGACAGTGGtccatcaataaaaaaacaaaacagaaaatgaccACAAGTAACATAGATGACCCATTTAGAGATTAAAATAAAGGTGGTCAACATTTTACTCCTTCAGTTCTTTTAGAtagcacacattttaaaatgatgcagaCCTAGAAAGAAATCAAATGCGCTCACAAAAATACGTCGGCAATGttttgaaaagggggaggagtgaggggcagtgtgtttgtgggcagtttttgatcattaaaaaacaataaattacagAATATTGGGTGTCTTAAGACTTATATCTTTGTTACTATagtaacaaacatgtttttatacaatctgatttttactgcaACCACATCGAAGTTTACATTTCTGCTATCAGGACAACATAAAAAGGCATAGTATGtaaattccgccaccagggggctctcaatcaatacgaTAACAAAAGATGAGGTCGAGGCTGGTGGGCAATCATGGGAGGAATTCTCTCTTCTACTAGAAGTGTTCAGTTTGAGTCAAAcctttaaaggggctatatgtaactttttacgtGTATAAATCCTTTTTCAAAGCCCATTAATAAGCAAATGGTTAACTGATATGAAaaagatgttcactgtctatctgtgttgcctgtataaaaagtttccccgggtcATATTTTCCtcaaagctccagga contains:
- the gon4la gene encoding GON-4-like protein isoform X2, encoding MNPFHKRLKFSPTKPCPAAGPQHSSPHAFAHDAMLQPSPAPTGDGARNEDEGEEYLLVEEDTTDSSLIITMEDSQVEVRSGRRRSGRRRKRKLIEDEDPEVGGASESEEEAESSVDLEIGRQLDQSLETKSKQHNLTTVNVRNIIHEVITNEHVVAMMKAAINETESIPPFEPKMTRSKFKEVVERGVVIPAWNISPIKKSSDVKKAPQFVDIPLADEDSSDEEYRPDEDEEDDTTEDTFQESDMESTASSPRGSRLSRGEEDSCSPWQTFRSRSRRLRAVSVSMGPPPPPKAPPPKAATDSSFLEKLHAVEEELAVCMEPYQPLSESEEEVGLMAYRTRSKRPLRDIPLGQLEAELRAPDITPDMYDSSSTHEDREWTDWLRGLMISDIDNEDECDDEDDPEYNFLADIDEPDQEDYRDDKAVRITKKEVNELMEELFETLKEDLTGQEVDEEEEEPLDDTHTVQTHANEDQHNTGGGDDHEDSLITKPRTVKQQLEQIRKRRQLALPTHTPCDTHTPCDAHTPCNAHTPCNTHTPCAEPYTLKLDTRQRSRLQQQLQQHVQLLTQIHLLSSPVAELHSEAETTRQFLFELNLLAQRAELLASSSRPGFCSAFRASNLQGALQLLEELKQMPISYQLQPRPPDARGYMRSFPVMPAELAWLFATRPVFLYPELLPCASLDPALYCPRRTSAFTAAEDCLLVLGLRNMEGSCDPTKLVSQFLLRKSLVQVRRRILQCCRPGHPDNIVKAFRYQRVVWPMLVACRGVVGTELRPPVEREESVLPLWLQRSLPVIYPTIKIYNSPTGSTPEAPPPCRSTAARHSHLTFLRSSSHSNNFPPGTKYPTRLPKNLDFRRVGFLQVNQTLPHPPSDSSQLPLNPPKALLQRPLPSHCDPHAEIINTTAVSMPTRERISCHNQTLTSLRRRGRSSKDAVIPPSSECPAPSMEEIRERDDVIRTNEEELEEESEVVLALSESSPSSAGSVTPDNVRDGPVEADLEYEQEVTSTPSRAAEEVETEQLVCDAVQVCPGVSEQLLQVLDQFSSEGPLGASGAPELLFDSLSRLLRPWPQLLQELAAFLSQGQADCCNLQTELKLFERSRWFLQRLGRSLGEDSSLYQQVVSVLQGSPAPMPEDVDKVDYISSFLKRHPNLHKEFWEFFQQLRTQSSPIATSSDTTVTDCISHNPQNINRKKDEDETPDDSETGSDEEEGEESEGTVCNKILSMTSGEKEVVWTREADRAILTACKQKGANQKTFRQVSAHLGNKTAQQVTGRFRHLMNLFHVQKSTCCSSEGQPISTQEGALD
- the gon4la gene encoding GON-4-like protein isoform X4 translates to MNPFHKRLKFSPTKPCPAAGPQHSSPHAFAHDAMLQPSPAPTGDGARNEDEGEEYLLVEEDTTDSSLIITMEDSQVEVRSGRRRSGRRRKRKLIEDEDPEVGGASESEEEAESSVDLEIGRQLDQSLETKSKQHNLTTVNVRNIIHEVITNEHVVAMMKAAINETESIPPFEPKMTRSKFKEVVERGVVIPAWNISPIKKSSDVKKAPQFVDIPLADEDSSDEEYRPDEDEEDDTTEDTFQESDMESTASSPRGSRLSRGEEDSCSPWQTFRSRSRRLRAVSVSMGPPPPPKAPPPKAATDSSFLEKLHAVEEELAVCMEPYQPLSESEEEVGLMAYRTRSKRPLRDIPLGQLEAELRAPDITPDMYDSSSTHEDREWTDWLRGLMISDIDNEDECDDEDDPEYNFLADIDEPDQEDYRDDKAVRITKKEVNELMEELFETLKEDLTGQEVDEEEEEPLDDTHTVQTHANEDQHNTRGGGDDHEDSLITKPRTVKQQLEQIRKRRQLALPTHTPCDTHTPCDAHTPCNAHTPCNTHTPCAEPYTLKLDTRQRSRLQQQLQQHVQLLTQIHLLSSPVAELHSEAETTRQFLFELNLLAQRAELLASSSRPGFCSAFRASNLQGALQLLEELKQMPISYQLQPRPPDARGYMRSFPVMPAELAWLFATRPVFLYPELLPCASLDPALYCPRRTSAFTAAEDCLLVLGLRNMEGSCDPTKLVSQFLLRKSLVQVRRRILQCCRPGHPDNIVKAFRYQRVVWPMLVACRGVVGTELRPPVEREESVLPLWLQRSLPVIYPTIKIYNSPTGSTPEAPPPCRSTAARHSHLTFLRSSSHSNNFPPGTKYPTRLPKNLDFRRVGFLQVNQTLPHPPSDSSQLPLNPPKALLQRPLPSHCDPHAEIINTTAVSMPTRERISCHNQTLTSLRRRGRSSKDAVIPPSSECPAPSMEEIRERDDVIRTNEEELEEESEVVLALSESSPSSAGSVTPDNVRDGPVEADLEYEQEVTSTPSRAAEEVETEQLVCDAVQVCPGVSEQLLQVLDQFSSEGPLGASGAPELLFDSLSRLLRPWPQLLQELAAFLSQGQADCCNLQTELKLFERSRWFLQRLGRSLGEDSSLYQQVVSVLQGSPAPMPEDVDKVDYISSFLKRHPNLHKEFWEFFQQLRTQSSPIATSSDTTVTDCISHNPQNINRKKDEDETPDDSETGSDEEEGEESEGTVCNKILSMTSGEKEVVWTREADRAILTACKQKGANQKTFRQVSAHLGNKTAQQV